From Azospirillum baldaniorum, the proteins below share one genomic window:
- a CDS encoding N-acetylmuramoyl-L-alanine amidase gives MAIVVIDPGHGGNREVGGSSANNAKGPTGLLEKTVTLELGLRTRDLLVRQGFDVHLTRDDDRNLSLADRAAVAKEVEADAFVSIHLNGFNGKAQGTETFHHTQARAASKALAAAVQAGVLRATDLKDRGVKVDQLGVLGPEHHAPDTAACLVEVSFMDVRDEEARLKTNAYKDAVSQALASAILGWLLADQRIRPEIVAARPEQWRVTEKLRGFMDKPLILEDGFSRLHMEVAGLSDAPDRPDGPKPRHRGSRGKGTTPSSVDFFVEPSAKIPPKAAGVPDLDRMSLGWRTERLFPTETGIASPEAIIGLDESLDAVFLEIMAKRRKGVCIIWTSGIDSQGRSGDWMGTGFLVAPDILLTNHHVLNSPEVAGNATVSFDFERGAPDLQQGRNAPPQRGREYRLNPDRLFVTSPYDGGLDFTFVGIDQVPAADGGVSRMERAAFVIRSGERAFLIHHPGGKPKRVSLEDTDIVGARPDGAVIHYTTDTEPGSSGSPVFDRTGRLIALHHASRANDSGLADSAGVVSRFVNEGIKIAAIALELENRRARRPDPMIDNVLNEIYGADTLAGFFGAAGRRVRDNRPGAERVVDTYSATVQDIDVGFWNIEWFANRYSAKLDEVATLITDLGLDIWALVETSPKATEALVRRIEEKFGLRLECLHSEPRAPTSKQTTSVLWNPATVDGTLERWPPELEELFALRSEDFDLGPEAAKPKPGKIFDRHPGLFRFQPRQQSGALPDFYLVPVHLKAMEEGWERRRMASQILAHAVQHMVDQHHADADWIIGGDFNAELESGDFGALTKARFVPLSAQDEAEGALTYLKSPRSLIDHVFLSPNMSRLYGPQDFFILAKEKSQVDYLKRFSDHRPVLLRLSAADGAERQPAPVRDIGAQIAARLAALVTST, from the coding sequence ATGGCGATCGTCGTTATCGATCCGGGCCACGGTGGGAATCGCGAAGTGGGCGGCTCAAGCGCCAACAACGCCAAGGGGCCCACCGGCCTGCTGGAAAAGACCGTCACCTTGGAGCTTGGTTTGCGAACGCGAGACTTGCTCGTCCGGCAAGGGTTTGACGTCCATCTCACACGGGACGACGACCGCAATCTCAGCCTCGCGGACCGGGCCGCCGTGGCGAAGGAGGTCGAGGCCGATGCCTTCGTCTCCATCCACCTGAACGGCTTCAACGGCAAAGCCCAAGGAACCGAGACCTTCCATCACACACAGGCGAGGGCCGCCTCCAAAGCTTTGGCGGCGGCCGTCCAAGCCGGGGTGCTCCGGGCAACGGATCTGAAGGACCGTGGCGTCAAAGTGGACCAGCTGGGCGTCCTGGGGCCGGAGCACCATGCCCCGGACACCGCGGCTTGCCTGGTCGAAGTCAGCTTTATGGATGTGCGAGACGAGGAAGCACGACTGAAAACCAACGCCTACAAGGATGCCGTATCGCAAGCCCTGGCGTCGGCTATCCTCGGCTGGCTGTTGGCCGATCAGCGTATTCGCCCCGAGATCGTTGCCGCCCGGCCAGAACAGTGGCGTGTCACCGAAAAGCTTCGGGGATTCATGGACAAGCCACTCATCCTGGAGGACGGTTTCAGCCGGCTGCACATGGAGGTCGCCGGATTGAGCGATGCTCCGGACCGGCCGGACGGACCGAAACCACGGCATCGGGGGAGCCGCGGCAAGGGGACCACGCCCTCGTCCGTCGATTTCTTCGTGGAGCCCAGTGCCAAGATCCCGCCGAAAGCCGCCGGCGTGCCGGACCTCGACCGCATGTCGCTCGGCTGGCGGACGGAACGACTGTTCCCAACGGAAACCGGCATCGCCAGCCCCGAAGCGATCATAGGATTGGACGAGTCCCTGGATGCCGTCTTCCTGGAGATCATGGCCAAGCGGCGCAAGGGTGTCTGCATCATCTGGACGAGCGGCATCGACTCCCAGGGCCGGTCCGGCGATTGGATGGGGACCGGCTTTCTGGTCGCTCCCGACATCCTGCTGACCAATCATCACGTGCTCAACTCGCCCGAGGTGGCCGGCAACGCCACCGTGTCCTTCGACTTTGAGCGCGGGGCCCCCGACCTGCAGCAGGGCCGCAATGCCCCACCGCAGCGCGGCCGGGAGTATCGCCTGAACCCGGACCGGCTGTTCGTTACGAGCCCGTACGACGGCGGCCTGGACTTCACCTTCGTCGGCATTGATCAAGTGCCCGCGGCCGATGGCGGGGTGAGCCGGATGGAGCGCGCCGCCTTCGTCATCCGCTCCGGAGAGCGGGCCTTCCTCATTCATCACCCGGGCGGCAAGCCGAAGCGTGTTTCGCTGGAAGACACAGACATCGTCGGAGCCCGGCCCGACGGAGCGGTCATCCACTACACGACCGACACCGAGCCGGGCTCCTCCGGATCGCCGGTGTTCGACCGCACCGGCCGCCTGATCGCGCTGCACCACGCCTCGCGCGCCAACGACAGCGGGCTGGCGGACTCTGCTGGCGTCGTGTCGCGCTTTGTCAATGAGGGGATCAAGATCGCGGCCATCGCGCTCGAGTTGGAGAACCGACGCGCCCGGCGCCCCGATCCGATGATCGACAACGTCCTGAACGAGATCTACGGGGCCGACACCCTGGCCGGCTTCTTCGGCGCCGCCGGGCGGCGTGTGCGCGACAACCGGCCCGGCGCGGAGCGGGTGGTTGACACCTATTCGGCGACCGTGCAGGACATCGACGTCGGGTTCTGGAACATCGAGTGGTTCGCCAATCGGTACAGCGCGAAGCTGGACGAGGTGGCGACGCTGATCACCGATCTCGGGCTCGACATCTGGGCGTTGGTGGAGACCTCGCCCAAGGCGACCGAGGCGTTGGTCCGGCGGATCGAGGAGAAATTTGGCCTGCGCCTCGAGTGTCTGCACAGCGAGCCCAGGGCTCCGACCTCCAAGCAGACGACCTCCGTACTGTGGAACCCGGCGACCGTGGACGGGACGCTGGAGCGGTGGCCGCCGGAGCTCGAAGAGTTGTTCGCCCTCAGGAGCGAGGACTTCGACCTGGGGCCGGAAGCCGCAAAGCCAAAGCCGGGCAAGATTTTTGACCGTCATCCCGGGCTGTTCCGCTTCCAGCCACGCCAGCAGTCCGGCGCCCTGCCGGACTTCTACCTGGTCCCGGTTCATCTCAAAGCCATGGAGGAGGGATGGGAGCGGCGGCGCATGGCATCGCAGATTCTGGCCCACGCCGTCCAGCATATGGTCGATCAGCACCACGCCGATGCGGACTGGATCATCGGCGGTGACTTCAACGCCGAGCTGGAATCCGGGGACTTTGGCGCCCTGACCAAGGCGCGCTTCGTCCCGTTGTCCGCCCAGGACGAGGCGGAAGGCGCGCTCACCTACCTGAAGAGCCCGCGCTCCTTGATCGACCACGTGTTCCTGTCGCCGAACATGTCCCGCCTCTATGGCCCGCAGGACTTCTTCATCCTTGCCAAGGAGAAGAGTCAGGTGGACTACCTGAAGCGGTTCTCCGACCATCGGCCGGTCCTGTTGCGGCTGTCGGCTGCCGATGGCGCCGAGCGCCAACCGGCCCCTGTTCGCGATATCGGGGCGCAGATCGCTGCCCGCCTCGCCGCCTTGGTGACGTCGACGTGA
- a CDS encoding ATP-binding protein, translating to MSHRSLITSNWESGQIAVTVAVGKDSLDIIVADTGIGIPAERMSEVGMPFTQFNDAHSRPYAGTGLGLHIAKSLAEQHGGSLDVDSQPDVGTTVTIRLPRTRLTTIRELLAG from the coding sequence ATGAGCCACCGTTCCCTCATCACCAGCAACTGGGAGAGCGGGCAAATTGCCGTTACCGTTGCGGTGGGTAAGGACTCTCTCGACATCATCGTCGCTGACACCGGTATCGGGATCCCGGCCGAGCGGATGTCGGAAGTCGGGATGCCCTTTACGCAATTCAATGATGCACACTCGCGACCGTATGCCGGAACTGGATTAGGGCTGCATATCGCAAAGTCTCTGGCCGAACAGCATGGGGGTTCCTTGGATGTCGACAGCCAGCCGGACGTCGGCACAACCGTAACGATCCGGCTGCCGCGAACTCGGTTGACCACAATTCGCGAGTTGCTCGCCGGGTAG
- a CDS encoding glycosyltransferase family 4 protein, producing the protein MRIAQVAPLYEAVPPRLYGGTERVVSYLTEELVRQGHDVTLFASADSRTTARLSPCCRQATRLDSAVRDPIIHHLLMLEHVRQQRDAFDLIHFHTDYLHMPMFRDRAGRTVTTLHGRLDLPDLQPFYREFDGMPLVSISDHQRAPMPPVRWLRTVHHGIPADLLHPRFAPGGYLAFLGRIAAEKQPDHAIEIAKRAGLPLKIAAKVDKADSQYFRDTVEPLLDHPLVDFIGEIGEDRKSAFLGNAAALLFPINWPEPFGLVMIEAIATGTPVIAYPCGSVPEVIEDGVTGFIADGIDAAVGAVRRLGEIDRRGVRRRFETRFTAARMAADYITLYRRLLDGHEPLVEVDAA; encoded by the coding sequence TTGCGCATCGCCCAGGTCGCACCCCTTTACGAAGCGGTGCCCCCGCGGCTGTACGGCGGAACGGAGCGGGTGGTTTCCTATCTGACCGAAGAACTGGTCCGGCAGGGGCACGACGTGACGCTGTTCGCGTCGGCGGACTCGCGCACTACGGCGCGCCTGTCCCCCTGCTGCCGACAGGCCACGCGGCTCGACTCCGCCGTCCGGGACCCGATCATCCATCACCTCCTGATGCTGGAGCATGTTCGCCAGCAACGCGACGCGTTCGACCTGATTCACTTCCACACCGACTACCTGCACATGCCCATGTTCCGGGATCGCGCCGGCCGCACGGTGACGACGCTGCACGGCCGGCTCGACTTGCCGGACCTGCAGCCGTTCTACAGGGAGTTCGACGGCATGCCGCTGGTGTCCATCTCCGATCACCAGCGCGCACCAATGCCACCGGTGCGCTGGCTCCGCACGGTGCACCACGGCATTCCCGCCGATCTGCTCCACCCCCGGTTCGCACCGGGCGGCTATCTTGCCTTCCTTGGCCGCATCGCCGCCGAAAAGCAACCGGACCACGCCATCGAAATCGCCAAGCGCGCCGGCCTGCCTCTGAAAATCGCCGCAAAGGTGGACAAGGCCGACAGTCAGTATTTCCGGGACACCGTCGAGCCGCTGCTGGATCATCCGCTCGTCGACTTCATCGGCGAGATCGGCGAAGACCGGAAGAGCGCCTTCCTTGGCAACGCGGCGGCGTTGCTGTTTCCGATCAACTGGCCCGAACCGTTCGGGCTGGTGATGATCGAAGCGATAGCGACCGGGACTCCGGTGATCGCGTACCCCTGCGGATCGGTGCCGGAGGTGATCGAGGACGGCGTCACGGGCTTCATTGCCGACGGCATCGACGCCGCGGTCGGCGCCGTGCGACGCCTGGGCGAAATCGACCGGCGCGGCGTCCGCCGCCGCTTCGAGACGCGCTTCACCGCCGCCCGCATGGCCGCGGATTATATTACCCTCTACCGCCGCCTGCTCGACGGTCATGAACCTTTGGTCGAGGTCGATGCCGCGTGA
- a CDS encoding ATP-binding protein, protein MAWSPPTWSAAAPRSLWSWWRGGRPRPIQRARDTDVADIAVFLLRPPFTPPFRPALRIEPPRRVVAPGQRVAFHSFGFMGAQDGVPVHGVLTAVDASGWFVADGDGQFERFIEEGLSGAPIFANGRVLGMVVQRLEKDAKQGAKQGLVIPAFSLARAWPPLASPYPGLPAFDVDTAHLFFGRGRPVDPDAEPTGTLKALLDRLHTQRLVALLGASGSGKSSLAKAGVAEVYRRRGWAVVTVRPGLTPLRNLAEAIAAEVEGLGPGPERLVAMDRWERSLEAGRLAEVVTAARGQGALGLLVVVDQFEEFFTSAAGEGAAHAGGPPADAGAAEIDRPGVGHLGKHSGFNRAGGALQRCAGGDFQLRGAPHRHSVERQHSPPVGRFPGPR, encoded by the coding sequence ATGGCATGGTCACCGCCGACCTGGTCGGCCGCGGCACCACGGTCACTTTGGAGTTGGTGGCGTGGCGGCCGCCCGCGGCCGATCCAGCGGGCGCGGGACACGGACGTGGCGGACATCGCCGTGTTCCTCCTCCGGCCACCGTTCACCCCGCCGTTCCGGCCGGCCTTGCGGATCGAGCCGCCGCGCCGGGTGGTGGCCCCTGGGCAGCGGGTGGCGTTCCACAGCTTCGGCTTCATGGGGGCGCAGGACGGGGTTCCGGTGCACGGCGTCCTGACGGCGGTCGACGCCAGCGGCTGGTTCGTGGCCGACGGCGATGGCCAGTTCGAGCGCTTCATCGAGGAGGGCTTGAGCGGCGCCCCGATCTTCGCGAACGGCCGCGTGCTGGGCATGGTGGTCCAGCGGCTGGAAAAGGACGCCAAACAGGGGGCCAAACAGGGGTTGGTGATCCCCGCCTTCTCCCTGGCCCGAGCCTGGCCGCCGCTCGCCAGCCCCTATCCCGGCCTGCCGGCCTTCGATGTCGACACCGCCCACCTGTTCTTCGGCCGTGGCCGCCCCGTGGACCCGGACGCCGAGCCGACCGGCACGCTGAAGGCGTTGCTGGACCGCCTGCACACGCAGCGGCTGGTCGCGCTGCTCGGGGCGTCGGGCAGCGGCAAGTCCTCGCTCGCCAAGGCCGGGGTGGCGGAAGTCTACCGCCGGCGGGGGTGGGCTGTGGTCACCGTCCGGCCGGGCCTGACGCCCTTGCGCAACCTGGCGGAGGCCATCGCCGCCGAGGTGGAGGGCCTGGGGCCCGGCCCGGAGCGCCTGGTCGCCATGGACCGCTGGGAACGGTCCCTCGAGGCGGGCCGGCTGGCCGAGGTGGTGACGGCCGCGCGCGGGCAGGGAGCGCTCGGCCTTCTGGTCGTGGTCGATCAGTTCGAGGAGTTCTTCACCAGCGCGGCGGGCGAGGGTGCCGCTCACGCGGGCGGACCGCCGGCCGACGCCGGCGCGGCGGAGATAGACCGCCCGGGTGTGGGACATCTCGGGAAGCACTCCGGCTTCAATCGTGCTGGAGGGGCACTCCAACGATGTGCTGGCGGCGACTTTCAGCTCCGAGGGGCGCCGCATCGCCACAGTGTCGAGCGACAACACTCTCCGCCTGTGGGACGTTTTCCCGGACCTCGATGA
- a CDS encoding trypsin-like peptidase domain-containing protein, producing MVVKMLYSLVLCGIIWLLTREVFQVWFDKALYVGPFEYAGGTGADQGKNFGIEVAHAHMLLYRQLQNYTSRRGGVAVSDKTFILGNADRLNLPANTLGEVTLTYQNVDLGKLLTSLRKGLRQPNEVAGFVIEGDGMVQAAVEWPRAPAVGRTATAETAFTTEPRKTLSEAARLVACGIAWPQLASRSVGVSDLGRSGFCRWAEALAVHASMSVQAAGGVAVDTNGQDQVIRAITRLTGLIASGATYPELYRLRADLVDLLPAEKAMPLQVQAQDDRLRYAVATRDDLQRLPEADRKQVAFAIARPALAVNGGKFRDALPDNWKSLLEGRTAVIAQSIAATGFLGRGQGPQHLATAFRIAPDLIVTVDFALGQLPKPPEAEAAPANAPDPRIHDLHFCEAEDARTACPPDRRSPVTAIVFDGTGYHSRVMVLRIEEAEGPPPRALSLRSADGDFAQAVTDRYAVVVGYPARDQRMPTAVVQTLLGQESGIKRVMPGRMLGLGNTEMLTGPGIVTDINTTGGVAGGPLIDLTTGRVVGVHVGGQWKEGEGKFAYSAPFTDELLALIDQAIKARIAGAARKPTP from the coding sequence ATGGTCGTGAAGATGCTCTACTCGCTGGTGCTGTGTGGCATCATCTGGCTGCTCACCCGTGAGGTCTTCCAGGTCTGGTTTGACAAAGCCCTCTATGTCGGCCCGTTCGAGTATGCGGGGGGCACCGGCGCAGACCAGGGGAAGAACTTTGGGATCGAGGTTGCCCACGCTCACATGCTGCTGTATCGGCAGCTGCAGAACTACACCTCGCGCCGTGGTGGTGTCGCCGTCTCGGACAAAACGTTCATCCTGGGGAATGCCGATCGGCTGAACCTTCCGGCGAACACCCTCGGGGAAGTCACGCTCACGTACCAGAACGTCGATCTCGGCAAGCTGCTGACATCGCTGCGCAAGGGGCTGCGGCAGCCCAACGAGGTCGCGGGTTTCGTGATCGAAGGCGACGGCATGGTTCAGGCTGCCGTTGAATGGCCCCGGGCACCGGCGGTGGGCCGCACAGCCACCGCGGAAACGGCGTTTACGACGGAGCCTCGGAAGACGTTATCGGAAGCCGCTCGGCTCGTTGCCTGCGGCATTGCGTGGCCGCAGCTGGCCTCACGGTCAGTTGGGGTGTCCGATCTCGGCCGATCCGGGTTCTGCCGGTGGGCAGAGGCACTGGCCGTCCACGCCTCCATGTCGGTTCAGGCCGCGGGAGGCGTTGCGGTGGACACGAACGGACAAGACCAGGTTATCAGGGCCATAACCCGGCTGACCGGATTGATTGCCTCGGGAGCGACATACCCGGAGCTGTACCGGCTGCGCGCCGATCTCGTCGACCTGCTGCCTGCCGAGAAGGCGATGCCCCTGCAGGTGCAGGCCCAGGACGACCGGCTGCGATACGCCGTTGCAACGCGCGATGACCTGCAGCGGCTCCCCGAAGCCGACCGCAAGCAGGTTGCTTTTGCCATCGCTCGTCCGGCTCTGGCGGTGAATGGGGGCAAGTTCCGTGATGCCCTGCCGGACAATTGGAAAAGCCTGTTGGAGGGGCGCACCGCCGTTATTGCGCAGTCCATCGCAGCAACCGGGTTTCTCGGCCGGGGACAAGGCCCTCAGCACTTGGCCACGGCCTTCCGGATCGCACCCGATCTGATTGTGACCGTCGACTTCGCCCTTGGCCAGCTCCCCAAACCGCCCGAGGCGGAGGCGGCGCCGGCGAACGCGCCCGACCCCCGTATCCACGATCTTCACTTCTGCGAAGCGGAAGACGCTCGCACCGCCTGCCCGCCGGACCGGCGGTCCCCAGTGACAGCTATCGTCTTCGATGGCACGGGGTACCATTCCCGGGTGATGGTCCTGAGGATCGAGGAGGCTGAGGGCCCGCCACCACGTGCCCTGTCCCTGCGCTCGGCCGACGGTGATTTTGCCCAGGCCGTTACGGACCGGTACGCCGTGGTCGTGGGCTACCCGGCCCGCGATCAAAGGATGCCGACCGCCGTGGTGCAAACCTTGCTTGGCCAGGAGTCGGGTATCAAGCGGGTGATGCCGGGACGGATGCTGGGTCTGGGAAACACGGAGATGTTGACGGGACCGGGCATCGTCACGGACATCAACACCACAGGGGGCGTCGCGGGAGGCCCCCTTATCGACCTAACGACCGGTCGTGTGGTCGGAGTCCATGTTGGCGGCCAGTGGAAGGAGGGGGAAGGTAAGTTCGCCTATTCCGCCCCCTTCACGGACGAACTGCTGGCTCTCATCGACCAAGCCATCAAGGCTCGGATTGCGGGGGCGGCTCGGAAACCCACGCCATGA
- a CDS encoding WD40 repeat domain-containing protein — translation MLAATFSSEGRRIATVSSDNTLRLWDVFPDLDELSALVRSRLTRCLSIAQRERFGLSVEDRSRPRDLIPAPDAQGRCPQ, via the coding sequence GTGCTGGCGGCGACTTTCAGCTCCGAGGGGCGCCGCATCGCCACAGTGTCGAGCGACAACACTCTCCGCCTGTGGGACGTTTTCCCGGACCTCGATGAGCTGTCCGCGCTGGTGCGCAGTCGGCTGACCCGTTGCCTGTCCATCGCCCAGCGGGAACGGTTTGGTCTGTCGGTGGAGGACCGATCCCGCCCCCGCGACCTCATCCCCGCCCCGGACGCGCAGGGCCGATGTCCCCAATGA
- a CDS encoding ComEA family DNA-binding protein, producing MLKVDLNRASKEQLLSIPGIGEEQAAAIIDYRKTHGRFRRVEEIALATTLPGVTIDDLLDRVEV from the coding sequence ATGTTGAAAGTCGACCTCAACCGCGCGAGCAAGGAGCAGTTGCTGTCGATCCCGGGCATCGGCGAAGAGCAGGCCGCCGCCATCATCGACTACCGCAAGACGCACGGCCGCTTTCGCCGCGTCGAAGAGATCGCCCTCGCCACGACACTGCCGGGCGTCACCATTGACGACCTGCTCGACCGGGTCGAGGTGTGA
- a CDS encoding amylo-alpha-1,6-glucosidase yields the protein MDDRISNDEADPVPEFYIPATTSLAELEPRTLKHGDSFAVFDHYGDVLRSDRSPQGLFHRDTRYLSRLEVLIDGKRPLLLSSTVDDENVLMSVDLTNPDRFDGRQIDLSRDSIHLLRSKFLWMGHSYERFAFRNFDTKAHEMTVEIRFAADFADLFEARGQRRAKRGRSHQPVVGAGRVVLAYDGLDNEKRVTTVRFDPEPEFLTGTAARFRIALAPGQRNVVLMAVTCAAQPAHAFSGERYFFRLRQARRAVRAAKRRTASVTTANALLNEALERAQADLAMLMTDTDEGPYPYAGIPWFSTMFGRDAIITAHMMLWADPTVARGVLMALAARQATAEDPLRDAEPGKILHETRGGEMANLREVPFGLYYGGVDSTPLFVMLAGAYFERTLDLPTIRALWPHIEAAVTWIDAYGDRDGDGFVEYGRRTEEGLANQGWKDSHDSIFHADGTLAQAPIALCEVQGYVYAAKRAAARLARAMDMGPRADALDDQAAELAFAFNQAFWCDDIGTYALALDGQKRPCRVRSSNAGHTLFSGIADPHKAAQVVATLMSGDSFSGWGIRTIPQGESRYNPMSYHNGSIWPHDNGLIALGLARYGFKEPVLRLFGGLFDASLYMELRRLPELFCGFSRRPGKGPTLYPVACAPQAWASATLFALLQASLGIAFDPAGGEIRFDNPRLPLFLDAVQLSGVSLGPACADVSFCRHGAQVAVSVIKRTGNLRIITVI from the coding sequence ATGGACGATCGGATTTCGAACGACGAAGCCGACCCTGTGCCCGAGTTCTACATTCCGGCCACGACCTCGCTGGCGGAACTGGAACCGCGCACCCTCAAGCACGGCGACAGCTTTGCGGTGTTCGATCACTACGGAGACGTCCTGCGCTCCGACCGCAGCCCGCAGGGCCTCTTTCACCGCGACACGCGCTACCTCTCGCGGTTGGAAGTGCTCATCGACGGCAAGCGCCCGCTTCTGCTGAGTTCCACGGTCGATGACGAGAATGTGCTCATGTCCGTCGACCTTACCAACCCCGACCGCTTCGACGGGCGTCAAATCGACCTATCCCGCGACAGCATCCACCTGCTGCGCAGCAAGTTCCTGTGGATGGGCCACAGCTACGAGCGCTTCGCCTTCCGGAACTTCGACACCAAAGCGCACGAGATGACCGTGGAGATCCGCTTTGCCGCCGACTTTGCCGACCTGTTCGAGGCGCGCGGGCAGCGGCGCGCGAAGCGCGGCAGAAGCCACCAGCCTGTCGTCGGTGCGGGGCGCGTGGTTCTGGCCTATGATGGACTGGACAACGAAAAACGGGTCACCACCGTGCGGTTCGACCCGGAACCGGAATTTCTGACCGGCACCGCCGCACGCTTCCGCATCGCGTTGGCGCCGGGGCAGCGCAACGTGGTGCTGATGGCGGTCACCTGTGCGGCGCAGCCGGCGCACGCCTTCAGCGGCGAACGCTATTTCTTCCGCCTGCGCCAGGCGCGCCGGGCGGTGCGAGCGGCAAAGCGGCGGACCGCCTCGGTTACGACGGCCAACGCCTTGCTCAACGAGGCGCTGGAACGCGCCCAGGCCGACCTCGCCATGCTGATGACCGACACCGACGAGGGTCCCTACCCTTACGCCGGCATCCCATGGTTCAGCACCATGTTCGGGCGCGACGCCATCATCACCGCCCACATGATGCTGTGGGCCGATCCGACGGTTGCCCGTGGCGTGCTCATGGCGCTCGCCGCGCGGCAGGCGACCGCCGAGGATCCCCTTCGCGATGCCGAGCCCGGCAAGATTCTGCACGAAACCCGCGGCGGCGAGATGGCCAACCTGCGCGAGGTGCCCTTCGGCCTGTATTACGGCGGCGTCGATTCCACGCCGCTGTTCGTGATGCTGGCCGGCGCCTATTTCGAGCGCACCTTGGATTTGCCGACGATCCGCGCGCTGTGGCCGCACATCGAGGCGGCGGTGACCTGGATCGACGCCTACGGCGACCGCGACGGCGACGGCTTCGTCGAATACGGCCGCAGGACGGAAGAAGGGCTCGCCAACCAGGGATGGAAGGACAGCCACGATTCGATCTTCCACGCCGACGGCACGCTGGCGCAAGCCCCGATCGCGCTGTGCGAGGTGCAGGGCTACGTCTACGCCGCCAAGCGGGCGGCCGCGCGGTTGGCGCGGGCGATGGACATGGGCCCGAGGGCGGATGCCCTCGACGATCAGGCGGCCGAACTGGCCTTCGCCTTCAACCAAGCCTTCTGGTGCGACGACATCGGCACCTACGCGCTCGCGCTGGACGGGCAAAAGCGCCCATGCCGGGTCCGCAGTTCCAACGCCGGGCACACGCTGTTCAGCGGCATCGCCGACCCGCACAAAGCAGCGCAGGTTGTGGCCACCCTGATGAGCGGCGATTCCTTTTCCGGCTGGGGGATCCGCACCATTCCCCAGGGCGAGAGCCGCTACAACCCCATGTCCTACCACAACGGCTCCATCTGGCCGCACGACAACGGGCTGATCGCGCTGGGATTGGCGCGCTATGGGTTTAAGGAACCGGTCCTGCGCCTGTTCGGCGGCCTGTTCGACGCGAGCCTGTACATGGAACTGCGCCGGCTTCCGGAACTGTTCTGCGGTTTTTCGCGGCGGCCGGGCAAGGGCCCGACCCTCTATCCCGTCGCCTGTGCGCCGCAGGCCTGGGCCAGCGCCACGCTGTTCGCCCTGCTGCAGGCGTCGCTCGGCATCGCGTTCGATCCGGCAGGCGGGGAAATCCGCTTCGACAACCCGCGTCTGCCGTTGTTCCTTGATGCCGTGCAGTTGAGTGGCGTGTCGCTCGGCCCGGCCTGCGCGGACGTGTCGTTCTGCCGGCACGGCGCGCAGGTTGCGGTTTCCGTGATCAAGCGGACCGGAAACCTCCGGATCATCACCGTCATCTGA
- a CDS encoding DUF2267 domain-containing protein gives MDRPAAINRTVQEADIWLNELREDMQAASKDTAYASLRAVLHELRDRLTVDEAAQLAAQLPMLVCGLYFNSWKPAANPTRVRTVQEFLDGVRDRAPGHEEIDPNLATRCVFALLARHVSPGEIDDVIQQLPTELRALWTFPRAERNAIVEAAVTLVEIDRGTVLDEDAGRASPTPPTEVAR, from the coding sequence ATGGACAGACCAGCCGCCATCAACCGGACGGTGCAGGAAGCCGACATCTGGCTCAACGAACTCCGCGAGGACATGCAGGCCGCGAGCAAGGACACCGCCTATGCGTCCCTGCGGGCCGTTCTCCACGAACTGCGCGACCGGCTGACGGTCGATGAGGCGGCACAGCTCGCGGCACAGCTGCCGATGCTCGTCTGCGGCCTCTATTTCAACAGCTGGAAACCCGCGGCCAACCCCACGCGGGTGCGGACCGTCCAGGAATTCCTGGACGGCGTGCGCGACCGGGCTCCCGGCCACGAGGAGATCGATCCCAATCTGGCGACACGGTGCGTCTTCGCGCTGCTCGCCCGCCATGTCTCGCCGGGCGAAATCGACGATGTCATCCAGCAGCTTCCCACGGAACTGCGCGCCCTGTGGACCTTTCCGCGCGCGGAGCGCAACGCCATTGTGGAAGCCGCGGTGACGCTGGTGGAAATCGACCGTGGGACGGTCCTCGACGAGGATGCCGGCCGGGCCTCGCCGACACCGCCGACGGAGGTGGCGCGTTGA